The proteins below come from a single Carnobacterium divergens DSM 20623 genomic window:
- a CDS encoding glycoside hydrolase family 1 protein produces the protein MEHIQLKDFPTDFLWGSASAAYQVEGAWNVDGKGKSVWDVYAKVPGATFQDTNGDVAVDHYHRYKEDVKLMAEQGLKAYRFSIAWSRVLPNGTGEINEAGLEFYDRLIDELLSYQITPVVTLYHWDIPQTLMERYGGWESREVIEDFNNYAVILFKRYGDRVKHWVTLNEQNVFVGQGYKTGTHPPAVRDEKRFYEVNHIANVANAKVIQSFRALSIEDALIGPSFAYTPVYPKSPNPKDILAAENAEELLSHFWMDVYAWGEYPRVAMNYLIKEGIAPTILPGDLELLKAATPDFMGLNYYQTATVEYNPLNGGVGEAKPNFTGKKGSSKDSGIPGLFKTTANPFTETTDWDWTIDPEGLHVVLRRIENRYQLPILITENGLGAFDKLESDDTINDEYRIDYLKRHVKAIQEAITDGVTVLGYCTWSYTDLLSWLNGYQKRYGMVFVDRDEHDEKTLRRIPKKSYYWYQGVIASNGKQIE, from the coding sequence ATGGAACATATTCAATTAAAAGATTTTCCAACTGATTTTTTATGGGGGAGCGCAAGTGCGGCTTATCAAGTTGAAGGAGCATGGAATGTTGATGGGAAAGGCAAGTCTGTTTGGGACGTCTATGCGAAAGTTCCAGGGGCAACTTTTCAAGATACTAATGGAGACGTCGCAGTTGACCACTACCATCGTTATAAGGAAGACGTTAAATTAATGGCAGAGCAAGGTTTAAAAGCGTATCGTTTTTCAATTGCATGGAGCCGAGTTTTACCAAATGGAACCGGAGAAATCAACGAAGCAGGGTTAGAATTTTATGATCGTTTGATTGATGAATTGTTGTCTTATCAAATTACGCCAGTTGTTACGTTGTATCATTGGGACATCCCGCAAACATTAATGGAACGTTATGGCGGCTGGGAAAGTCGCGAAGTAATTGAAGATTTCAATAATTATGCAGTTATTTTATTTAAGCGTTATGGTGATCGAGTGAAACATTGGGTAACTCTAAATGAACAAAATGTTTTTGTGGGACAAGGCTACAAAACAGGGACTCATCCACCTGCAGTTCGAGATGAAAAACGATTCTATGAAGTCAATCATATAGCAAATGTGGCTAATGCAAAGGTAATTCAATCATTCAGAGCTTTATCGATTGAAGATGCGTTGATTGGACCAAGTTTTGCCTATACCCCGGTTTATCCAAAGTCACCCAATCCCAAAGATATTTTAGCTGCTGAAAATGCGGAAGAACTATTGTCGCACTTTTGGATGGATGTTTATGCCTGGGGCGAATATCCTAGAGTAGCAATGAACTACTTGATCAAAGAAGGCATTGCACCAACTATTTTACCGGGAGATTTAGAACTATTAAAAGCGGCAACACCTGATTTTATGGGGTTAAACTATTATCAAACAGCAACTGTAGAGTACAATCCATTAAATGGGGGCGTTGGTGAAGCAAAACCAAACTTTACTGGAAAAAAAGGAAGCAGTAAAGACAGTGGTATTCCTGGCTTATTTAAAACGACTGCCAATCCATTTACTGAAACAACAGATTGGGACTGGACGATTGACCCAGAAGGGCTACATGTAGTCTTACGACGGATAGAAAATCGCTATCAATTGCCAATCTTAATTACTGAAAATGGTTTAGGAGCCTTTGATAAGCTTGAATCGGATGACACAATTAATGATGAATACCGGATTGATTATTTAAAACGTCATGTAAAAGCCATTCAAGAAGCTATTACAGATGGTGTGACAGTATTAGGCTACTGCACATGGAGTTACACAGATTTGTTAAGCTGGTTAAATGGGTATCAAAAACGTTATGGGATGGTTTTTGTTGATCGTGACGAACACGATGAAAAAACGTTGCGTCGCATTCCAAAGAAAAGTTATTATTGGTATCAAGGTGTCATTGCTTCAAATGGCAAACAAATAGAATAA
- a CDS encoding DUF4064 domain-containing protein, producing MNRQTEYLLTLIGAIFNALSAFVLIIITALAGIGISSQMNQTYDTDYYNTNYYDGSESALLIGVLIVVVIFLVATSIVGFIAAFKIKKGHSGWGIAVLVLGGLSITSIHGILWVIAGIMMLTRNGQINEGSDSITDDLTYLKKLYDEGIISTDEYEKKKKEWLNF from the coding sequence ATGAATCGACAAACTGAATATCTATTAACACTGATAGGAGCTATCTTTAATGCCTTATCTGCTTTTGTGCTTATTATTATTACAGCTTTAGCGGGAATTGGGATATCTTCTCAAATGAATCAAACGTATGATACGGATTATTATAATACAAACTATTATGATGGTTCGGAAAGTGCTCTTTTAATTGGAGTCTTAATTGTTGTTGTCATTTTTTTAGTCGCAACGTCTATTGTAGGTTTTATTGCAGCTTTTAAAATCAAAAAAGGGCATTCAGGTTGGGGAATTGCTGTTTTGGTTTTAGGTGGACTTTCAATAACTTCAATTCATGGGATTTTATGGGTGATTGCAGGAATCATGATGCTAACTAGAAATGGTCAAATCAATGAAGGATCAGATTCTATCACAGATGATTTGACTTATTTAAAAAAATTGTATGATGAAGGCATTATTAGTACAGATGAATATGAAAAGAAAAAAAAAGAATGGCTTAATTTTTAA
- a CDS encoding EAL domain-containing protein, whose translation MCSATTDTEIIKGIQNQQYQVYFQPKVSRNQLETVGVEALIRLKIGNRILTPNLFFSFLTAKDSRNLQNYLIQEIVMLLNTNPFFKKRTIAVNIPSSDVTDDTYIEKLCHYLQANLNAPERLEFEIVERPEIQDLERANQNLVQLKALGIKISLDDFGQGSCSLQYLHSLPVDCLKIDQAFIRSTELKAMKIIESTIKLAHSLNLSVVAEGIETLTQLKQVHELGCDVFQGYLFDCPLSLCELTTKNRKNARLF comes from the coding sequence GTGTGTTCTGCAACTACGGATACCGAAATTATAAAGGGGATTCAAAATCAACAATATCAAGTTTATTTTCAACCTAAAGTGAGTCGTAACCAATTAGAAACAGTGGGTGTTGAAGCATTAATTAGGTTAAAGATAGGAAATCGTATTTTAACACCAAATCTTTTTTTCTCATTTCTAACAGCAAAAGATAGCCGTAATTTACAAAATTACTTGATTCAAGAAATCGTGATGTTGTTAAATACAAATCCTTTTTTTAAGAAACGAACAATTGCTGTTAATATTCCCTCTAGTGATGTGACAGATGATACTTATATAGAAAAACTTTGCCATTATTTGCAAGCTAATCTAAATGCGCCAGAACGCTTGGAGTTTGAGATTGTTGAACGACCAGAGATACAGGATTTGGAACGAGCTAATCAAAATTTAGTTCAATTAAAAGCATTAGGAATAAAAATTAGTTTAGACGATTTTGGACAAGGCTCATGTTCTTTGCAATATTTACACTCATTACCCGTTGATTGCTTAAAAATAGATCAAGCTTTCATTCGCTCAACCGAACTAAAAGCAATGAAAATTATCGAATCGACGATTAAATTGGCTCATAGTTTGAATTTATCAGTGGTAGCAGAAGGTATAGAAACGCTAACTCAATTAAAACAAGTTCATGAACTAGGCTGTGATGTATTTCAAGGATATCTATTTGATTGCCCACTAAGTCTTTGTGAGCTAACAACTAAAAACAGAAAAAACGCAAGGCTCTTTTAA
- a CDS encoding ATP-binding cassette domain-containing protein — MDIQHLSKKVSASFSLKDIHFTLKTGEITGLIGRNGNGKSSLFKTMVGLYQKDAGSVLIDGKEIETVPEQKEHLFLLQDSLSYFDSLKLKEISNYYHIVYPNFDQALFQRELKKIKLTLDERYGKLSKGTKTMVRLISAFATGANYLLLDEPLDGLDTIQRKHALAFILKQAATNQVSILIASHQLQELETIADRILVLKEGTLTKDFYLEHLRSTAIKVQFVFVTKDIPSVIKDNATLLSVEGRVLTYLFEELPQELENEIKETKPVLFDRLPVSIEDIIRSQSTKDADYQMMN; from the coding sequence ATGGACATTCAACATTTATCAAAAAAAGTTAGTGCCTCATTTTCATTAAAGGATATTCATTTCACCTTAAAAACAGGAGAAATCACGGGTTTGATTGGTCGGAATGGAAATGGAAAATCAAGTTTATTTAAAACCATGGTTGGACTTTATCAAAAAGATGCTGGTTCCGTTTTAATTGATGGGAAAGAGATTGAAACGGTTCCCGAACAAAAAGAACATCTTTTTTTACTACAAGATTCTCTTTCTTATTTTGATTCATTAAAATTAAAAGAAATCAGCAATTATTACCACATCGTCTATCCAAATTTTGATCAAGCTTTATTTCAACGAGAACTCAAAAAAATCAAACTAACGTTAGATGAACGTTATGGGAAATTATCAAAAGGTACTAAAACAATGGTTCGTTTGATTAGTGCTTTTGCTACAGGAGCTAATTATCTCTTGTTAGATGAGCCGTTAGATGGGTTGGATACAATTCAAAGGAAACATGCGTTAGCCTTTATTTTAAAACAGGCTGCAACAAATCAAGTGAGTATTCTAATTGCCTCTCATCAACTTCAAGAACTGGAAACCATTGCTGACCGAATTTTAGTTTTAAAAGAAGGAACTTTAACAAAAGATTTCTATTTAGAACACTTACGTTCAACGGCTATTAAAGTCCAATTTGTTTTTGTCACAAAAGACATTCCCTCTGTTATAAAAGATAATGCTACTCTTTTATCTGTTGAGGGGCGTGTTTTGACTTACTTATTTGAAGAATTGCCTCAAGAATTAGAAAATGAAATTAAAGAAACGAAACCTGTATTATTTGATAGACTACCTGTTTCTATTGAAGATATTATTCGTAGTCAATCCACCAAAGATGCAGATTACCAAATGATGAATTAG
- a CDS encoding GntR family transcriptional regulator: MIKIDPRSPHPYYEQIISAIKQQCLAKILLPGDKLPSVREMAGTILVNPNTISKAYQELERQGVIETLRGKGTYIAERQTNPINTELELKLQKQLEEFCIEALYLEIPKETLTAWIEENYKKLKKE; the protein is encoded by the coding sequence ATGATTAAAATTGATCCCCGCAGCCCTCATCCTTATTATGAACAAATCATATCAGCAATCAAACAGCAATGTTTAGCTAAAATATTATTACCAGGCGACAAGCTTCCGTCTGTACGTGAAATGGCTGGAACTATTTTAGTAAATCCAAATACAATCAGTAAAGCTTATCAAGAATTAGAGCGTCAAGGTGTGATTGAAACGTTAAGAGGAAAAGGAACCTATATAGCTGAACGGCAAACAAATCCCATCAATACCGAATTAGAGTTAAAACTTCAAAAACAATTGGAAGAATTTTGTATAGAAGCTCTTTACTTGGAAATTCCCAAAGAAACATTAACAGCATGGATTGAAGAAAACTATAAAAAACTCAAAAAGGAGTAA
- a CDS encoding serine hydrolase domain-containing protein yields the protein MRKISLAIIGLSLVIIGGVFLATPPKKESFAASASHSKIGLYKLKENGLALDTNDSEKLVPNLDNPNDGNKTPELTTKIENLIHPKEFNGTLLVIKNRKVLLNKGYGYANKEINQLNTFQSLYYIGSIEKSITATAIMKLVDEGKIKLTDPIKKYYPTINDNGIITVKQLLTHTSGIVGMKKTGQQVTHNGAVQEVLDQLKIVNNGHWHYTDDDYTLLAGIVERASGTDYTTYVTKNIIEKANLSHTGFYDSFDTDLFHTVAYQKVGNQAYQPLPITKGSLSEEFGAGNMYMTAGDLVKFNQALVDGKLISKTSLDQMQTPGSSESSYGFGMYLGEKTKYSHGVLGGYHSLILISKDGNDGVVVMANEKTPFDILQTAGAILKEADKVETID from the coding sequence ATGCGGAAAATTAGTTTAGCAATCATAGGTTTAAGTTTAGTTATAATAGGTGGAGTATTCCTTGCAACACCTCCCAAAAAAGAGAGCTTTGCAGCAAGCGCCTCGCATTCAAAGATTGGACTATACAAGTTAAAAGAAAATGGCTTAGCACTGGATACGAATGATTCAGAAAAGTTAGTACCAAATCTTGATAATCCTAATGATGGAAATAAAACTCCTGAATTAACTACTAAAATTGAAAATTTAATCCATCCAAAAGAATTTAACGGAACATTACTAGTCATTAAAAATAGAAAAGTCTTGCTAAATAAAGGCTACGGATATGCAAATAAAGAAATCAACCAATTAAATACCTTTCAATCACTGTATTACATTGGCTCGATCGAAAAAAGTATTACGGCAACGGCTATTATGAAATTAGTAGATGAAGGAAAAATAAAATTAACCGATCCTATCAAAAAGTATTACCCTACTATTAATGACAATGGTATCATCACAGTTAAACAATTATTAACCCATACGTCAGGAATTGTTGGAATGAAGAAAACAGGGCAACAAGTGACCCACAATGGCGCAGTTCAAGAGGTGTTAGACCAATTAAAAATTGTTAATAACGGACACTGGCACTATACCGATGACGATTATACACTATTAGCAGGAATTGTTGAACGTGCTTCAGGCACAGATTACACCACCTACGTGACTAAGAATATTATCGAAAAAGCCAATTTATCCCACACCGGTTTTTATGATAGCTTTGATACAGACCTCTTTCATACGGTAGCTTACCAAAAAGTAGGAAATCAAGCCTATCAGCCACTTCCTATCACCAAAGGAAGCCTGTCTGAAGAATTTGGGGCTGGAAATATGTACATGACAGCAGGTGATTTAGTTAAATTCAACCAAGCGTTAGTGGATGGAAAATTAATCAGTAAAACAAGTTTAGATCAAATGCAAACGCCAGGATCATCCGAATCTTCCTACGGTTTTGGCATGTACCTTGGAGAAAAAACAAAATATAGCCACGGTGTGCTTGGTGGATATCATAGTTTAATATTGATTTCAAAGGATGGCAACGATGGCGTTGTTGTGATGGCAAATGAAAAAACGCCCTTTGATATTCTTCAAACAGCGGGTGCTATTTTAAAAGAAGCAGACAAAGTAGAAACCATCGATTAA
- a CDS encoding Rrf2 family transcriptional regulator translates to MKLTKGLEQAVCVIALLATQDQEIPVSSHIINYRLQGSPTYLKKLMRKLVVNNLVTSVSGINGGFSLAKAPEKITILEIIEALEGPVITYPNTGLINMVFQDMQPVANQGDLVLMDVFHEADKYYSDYLGKQTVEDLIQETLGLREIPILNWNDLAEKKGLLRKVLKNVNGNDEK, encoded by the coding sequence ATGAAGCTGACAAAAGGCTTGGAACAAGCTGTCTGTGTGATTGCGTTATTAGCAACCCAAGATCAAGAGATACCCGTTTCTTCACACATTATCAATTATCGGTTACAAGGCTCACCAACCTATTTGAAAAAATTAATGCGCAAGTTGGTAGTCAATAATCTTGTAACATCAGTATCAGGTATCAATGGTGGATTTTCACTGGCGAAAGCACCTGAAAAAATAACGATATTGGAAATTATTGAAGCGTTAGAAGGACCTGTGATCACGTATCCAAATACAGGTTTAATCAACATGGTATTTCAAGATATGCAGCCTGTTGCCAATCAAGGAGATTTGGTATTAATGGATGTATTTCACGAAGCGGACAAGTATTACTCGGATTATTTAGGGAAGCAGACAGTTGAAGATTTGATCCAAGAAACGTTAGGACTTCGTGAAATTCCAATTTTAAATTGGAACGATTTAGCTGAAAAAAAAGGGTTACTAAGAAAGGTGTTGAAAAACGTCAATGGAAATGATGAAAAATGA
- a CDS encoding YhgE/Pip domain-containing protein, with the protein MEMMKNEWKKLAGNKLLLISFVVIMFIPILYAGFFLKSVWDPYGKTGELPVAVVNLDESVDYQGKTLDVGDQLVENLKKNDLLDWHFVSEKAAKEGIKDRKYYMVVTLPKNFSKNASTLLDKEPKKMNITYETNGSLNYIGEVIGETAAKQLKSEVSANVTKAYAESIFGQIEKVGDGFTQAADGSKKLDDGTKQLTDGNKQITENLQKLASSTVTFSEGAEKLEVGLNQYTDGVAQLDSGATKLNDGIGQLASNVGPLQTGVGQLNDGSQTLANGVGAYTAGVGQLADGSNQLVANNGKLQAGVAQLNGGVDQLANGVQEMSSQIDQAKLAQLIEVLPQLNAGIHQLQTQLGNSGAIDQSKIKEDLTTIRTNLGGIEGDLTNLDSQNQENQTKTVTAIQKTAAYQSLSDAEKQELVNAVKTELGTQAQTQEATAKAIGEKATAAGAATQATGADIQTLAAGLTTQLSELKSGVDKLAAGSEALPGAVKAAQGLSNIKTALDQQLAPGLGKIQNGLKGDTGLVSGINAYTNGVASLKSGSQQLTANSSALNSGANALNGGIGQISGKLPDLISGVTQLNDGSSQLAQGTAKLTENSPQLNSGIGQLADGSTQIQSGSSQLADGSGTLGTGLGTLKDGTKELSSKLKDGAKEVNGITATDKTFDMLASPDKLTHKEYSHVENYGAALAPYVLSLALYVGALVFNFIFPIRKISMTGQSSFSWWLSKFSIGLVAAVAMAVVEAGLILALGLHVESVAQFMTMAIVTSIAYMFLIMTLAMTFDNPGRFIGMVLLIVQLGGAGGTFPIPLTNNFFKAIHPYLPMSHSIYGFREAISGGLGQGVFVSSALILLAIFVVFSGLLFLSMNWLQKRHLDDVSQLDDNQKLQALED; encoded by the coding sequence ATGGAAATGATGAAAAATGAATGGAAAAAACTTGCCGGCAATAAATTATTACTAATCTCATTTGTCGTGATTATGTTTATTCCTATCTTATACGCAGGATTCTTCTTGAAATCAGTGTGGGATCCATATGGTAAAACAGGTGAATTACCTGTTGCAGTTGTAAATTTAGATGAATCAGTCGACTATCAAGGGAAAACATTAGATGTCGGGGATCAACTAGTTGAGAATTTAAAGAAAAATGATTTATTAGATTGGCATTTCGTTTCAGAAAAAGCCGCTAAAGAAGGTATTAAAGATCGTAAGTACTATATGGTCGTGACGTTACCAAAGAATTTTTCTAAAAATGCTTCAACACTATTAGACAAAGAACCAAAGAAAATGAATATCACTTATGAAACAAATGGCTCATTAAACTATATCGGTGAAGTTATTGGCGAGACGGCGGCTAAGCAATTAAAAAGCGAAGTTTCAGCTAATGTAACAAAAGCCTATGCAGAATCAATTTTCGGTCAAATTGAAAAAGTTGGGGACGGCTTTACACAAGCGGCAGATGGTTCTAAAAAACTAGATGACGGAACAAAACAATTAACTGATGGAAACAAACAAATCACAGAAAACTTACAAAAATTAGCATCAAGTACCGTAACCTTCAGCGAAGGTGCAGAAAAACTAGAAGTCGGTTTAAATCAATATACAGACGGTGTGGCTCAACTTGATTCAGGAGCAACCAAATTAAATGATGGAATCGGACAATTAGCTTCTAACGTCGGACCCCTTCAAACAGGTGTCGGTCAATTAAACGATGGTTCACAAACCTTAGCAAATGGCGTTGGCGCTTATACAGCAGGTGTGGGTCAGTTAGCCGATGGAAGCAATCAATTAGTTGCAAACAACGGCAAATTACAAGCAGGTGTTGCACAATTAAACGGTGGTGTTGATCAACTAGCAAATGGTGTTCAAGAAATGTCTAGCCAAATTGATCAAGCAAAACTAGCTCAATTGATTGAAGTACTGCCACAATTAAATGCAGGTATTCATCAATTGCAAACTCAATTAGGTAATAGTGGAGCAATTGATCAATCAAAAATTAAAGAAGATTTAACAACTATTAGAACAAACTTAGGTGGAATTGAAGGTGATTTAACAAACCTAGATAGTCAAAACCAAGAAAATCAAACAAAAACAGTAACAGCCATTCAAAAAACAGCAGCTTATCAAAGTTTATCAGATGCTGAAAAACAAGAATTAGTTAATGCAGTTAAAACTGAATTAGGTACGCAAGCACAAACGCAAGAAGCAACAGCAAAAGCGATTGGTGAAAAAGCAACAGCAGCTGGAGCAGCGACTCAAGCAACTGGAGCAGATATTCAAACTCTAGCAGCAGGTCTAACTACACAATTAAGTGAACTAAAATCTGGTGTCGATAAATTAGCGGCAGGTTCGGAAGCTTTACCAGGGGCTGTAAAAGCAGCACAAGGTTTATCTAACATTAAAACGGCTTTAGATCAACAACTAGCACCAGGTTTAGGTAAAATCCAAAATGGATTAAAAGGTGATACTGGTTTGGTTTCAGGAATCAATGCTTACACAAATGGCGTAGCATCTCTTAAATCAGGAAGCCAACAATTAACAGCAAACTCTAGCGCTCTTAACAGTGGAGCCAACGCTCTAAACGGCGGAATCGGTCAAATTTCTGGTAAATTACCAGACTTAATCAGTGGCGTGACTCAACTAAATGACGGCTCAAGTCAATTAGCACAAGGAACAGCTAAATTAACTGAAAACTCTCCACAATTAAATAGCGGGATTGGTCAATTAGCTGATGGGTCAACACAAATCCAATCAGGCTCAAGCCAATTAGCTGACGGTTCAGGTACATTAGGTACTGGTTTAGGAACCCTAAAAGACGGTACAAAAGAATTATCATCTAAATTAAAAGATGGTGCTAAAGAAGTAAACGGGATTACAGCAACAGATAAAACCTTCGATATGCTTGCGAGTCCAGATAAATTGACTCATAAAGAATACAGCCATGTTGAAAACTACGGTGCAGCTCTTGCTCCATACGTTTTATCATTAGCTTTATATGTTGGAGCGTTAGTCTTCAACTTTATCTTCCCAATCCGTAAAATTTCAATGACAGGTCAATCAAGCTTCTCATGGTGGTTAAGCAAATTCTCAATCGGTTTGGTTGCAGCAGTTGCAATGGCAGTGGTTGAAGCAGGCTTAATCCTAGCATTAGGCTTACATGTTGAGTCTGTTGCCCAATTTATGACAATGGCAATCGTAACCTCAATTGCTTACATGTTCTTGATTATGACGTTAGCCATGACATTTGATAACCCAGGACGTTTCATCGGAATGGTCTTATTAATTGTTCAACTTGGTGGAGCTGGTGGTACATTCCCAATTCCATTAACAAATAACTTCTTCAAAGCGATTCACCCATACTTGCCAATGTCTCATTCAATTTATGGATTTAGAGAAGCAATCAGTGGTGGATTAGGACAAGGTGTCTTTGTAAGTAGCGCATTGATCTTGTTGGCAATCTTCGTTGTCTTCAGTGGATTATTATTCCTTTCAATGAACTGGTTACAAAAAAGACATTTAGATGACGTCTCACAACTTGATGACAATCAAAAATTACAAGCTTTAGAAGACTAA
- a CDS encoding VOC family protein, giving the protein MLHHLDLYVKDLPKQKAFWSQFLKALGYQEYQNWDTGISWKKENFYFVISIGDGKMIETPYVKGGIGLNHVAFATETKKQVDTLRKQIPSFGGTLLYDDEYPFAGGPHHYALYFQDPEGMKMELVAIES; this is encoded by the coding sequence ATGTTACATCATCTTGATTTATACGTTAAAGATTTGCCGAAGCAAAAAGCCTTTTGGAGCCAATTTTTAAAAGCCTTAGGGTATCAAGAATACCAAAATTGGGATACGGGGATCAGCTGGAAAAAAGAAAACTTTTATTTTGTGATTTCAATTGGAGATGGTAAAATGATTGAAACGCCTTATGTGAAAGGTGGGATCGGTTTGAATCATGTCGCATTTGCAACTGAAACAAAAAAACAAGTAGATACTTTAAGAAAACAGATACCGTCCTTTGGTGGAACGCTTTTGTACGATGATGAGTATCCATTTGCAGGCGGGCCTCATCACTATGCCTTGTATTTCCAAGACCCAGAAGGAATGAAGATGGAATTGGTCGCTATTGAAAGTTGA
- a CDS encoding GNAT family N-acetyltransferase, which translates to MKYVSIRENPAYAEKAICYFQEKWGSEETNLLYEDCITSCLTSPSKLPQWYLLLKDETIVGCAGLIPNDFISRMDLYPWLCALYIEEEFRGNSYGKLLIEHVKTETKKLGFETLYLCTDHTSYYEKYQFDYLGVGYHPWGESSRIYQTKLVE; encoded by the coding sequence ATGAAGTATGTATCGATTAGAGAGAATCCGGCGTACGCAGAGAAAGCCATTTGCTACTTTCAAGAAAAGTGGGGAAGTGAAGAGACGAATTTGTTGTACGAAGACTGCATTACCTCTTGTCTCACATCCCCATCAAAGTTACCACAATGGTATTTATTGCTAAAAGACGAGACGATTGTAGGGTGTGCAGGATTGATTCCAAATGATTTTATTAGTCGGATGGACTTATATCCATGGCTCTGTGCGCTATATATTGAAGAAGAATTTCGTGGAAATAGCTATGGAAAATTGTTGATCGAGCACGTTAAAACTGAAACTAAAAAATTAGGGTTTGAAACATTGTATTTATGTACAGACCATACCTCTTACTATGAAAAGTATCAATTTGACTATCTAGGAGTAGGGTACCATCCTTGGGGCGAAAGTAGCCGTATTTACCAAACGAAACTTGTAGAATAA
- a CDS encoding DUF4828 domain-containing protein, which yields MAKKKHLQVILGLSMLAGITGSFFLKNQKVQAPTLSTKSKFIGSWKGHFINQSTETILEISPKMEFFLNNLPIEGHLLKQSSSKLIFEDHYGYQLIFTLTSNDTLDLYDDAEEKIYALQRVVANQIENES from the coding sequence ATGGCAAAAAAGAAACATTTACAAGTTATTCTTGGTTTATCTATGCTTGCAGGAATTACCGGCTCATTCTTTTTAAAAAATCAAAAAGTTCAAGCTCCTACGCTTTCAACTAAATCTAAATTTATCGGATCTTGGAAAGGGCATTTTATCAATCAGTCAACCGAAACAATTTTAGAGATTTCACCCAAAATGGAATTCTTTTTAAATAACCTCCCAATTGAAGGGCATTTATTAAAACAAAGTAGTTCTAAACTTATTTTTGAAGATCACTATGGCTATCAACTTATTTTTACTTTAACAAGCAACGATACGCTAGATCTTTATGATGATGCCGAAGAAAAAATTTACGCGCTTCAACGTGTTGTCGCTAACCAAATAGAAAATGAAAGTTAA